In Ictidomys tridecemlineatus isolate mIctTri1 chromosome 16, mIctTri1.hap1, whole genome shotgun sequence, a single genomic region encodes these proteins:
- the Vhl gene encoding von Hippel-Lindau disease tumor suppressor encodes MPRKAGSREGAEEGAEEAGAEEYGPEEYGREESGAEESGPEESDREELGAEEEMEAGRQRPVLRSVNSREPSQVIFCNRSPRVVLPVWLNFDGEPQPYPTLPPGTGRRIHSYRGHLWLFRDAGTYDGLLVNQTELFVPSLNVDGQPIFANITLPVYTLKERCLQVVRSLVKPENYRRLDIVRSLYEDLEDHPNVRKDLERLTQEHIENQRLE; translated from the exons ATGCCCCGGAAGGCGGGGAGCCGGGAAGGGGCTGAGGAGGGCGCCGAGGAGGCAGGCGCCGAAGAGTACGGCCCTGAGGAGTACGGCCGGGAGGAATCGGGAGCTGAGGAGTCCGGTCCGGAGGAGTCAGACCGGGAGGAATTGGGCGCCGAGGAGGAGATGGAGGCCGGGCGGCAGCGGCCGGTGCTGCGCTCGGTGAACTCGCGCGAGCCCTCCCAGGTCATCTTTTGCAACCGCAGCCCGCGCGTCGTGCTACCTGTGTGGCTCAACTTCGACGGCGAGCCGCAGCCCTACCCCACGCTGCCGCCGGGCACGGGCCGCCGCATCCACAGCTACCGAG GTCACCTTTGGCTCTTCAGAGACGCAGGCACATATGACGGGCTTCTGGTTAACCAAACTGAACTATTTGTGCCATCTCTCAATGTTGACGGACAGCCTATTTTTGCCAACATCACTCTGCCAG TGTATACCCTGAAAGAGCGATGCCTGCAGGTTGTCAGAAGCCTAGTCAAGCCTGAGAACTACAGGAGACTGGACATCGTCAGGTCCCTCTACGAAGATCTGGAAGACCATCCTAATGTGCGGAAAGACCTGGAACGGCTAACACAGGAGCACATTGAAAATCAACGATTGGAATAG